A stretch of Calditrichia bacterium DNA encodes these proteins:
- a CDS encoding HAMP domain-containing histidine kinase: MQTNVNIPSRLKRIAIALVAITLLPALLMLLKEWSYLNENQRMIDEIYRQRLETILFSVNQYAWDVVNSWAGEVTQIQQHNINNPSEQQLEQLLSRNRSLQAIFFTDSLGAQMQFFQGLGNSENPERRPAHFQELMKTNTQLLGKLRRYRESGYRKLQPLSADSSSGLTSLIFPIESPINAEIRFAGLVLSPREFIENELFPKMQEVGGDRFLMACISDDEQFSFANAPAIDLDAATRKQEIWLFPDYELAIRERGETLEEMAQSWFKVNLMLVSLLVLLMVGAGWFIFRTVRQEMALAQLKSDFVSNISHELRTPLALIRMYAETLEMGRIPNEERKSEYYRIIGQESERLTHLVNNILNFSRIEAGKKAYHLQPVVLNDIVERVLESYRFHLENKGFTLETNLSQSLPEIQGDMDALSEAVINLVDNAVKYSETEHWVNIATGLENGQVFVEISDRGIGIPPKEQQRIFEKFHRASDALVHNTKGSGLGLSLVQHIVRAHNGDIQLSSQPGKGSRFRLLFPAAPDDH, translated from the coding sequence ATGCAAACGAACGTAAATATTCCGTCCCGGTTAAAGCGCATCGCGATTGCGCTGGTTGCCATTACACTGTTGCCGGCATTGTTAATGCTGCTGAAAGAGTGGTCGTATCTCAACGAAAACCAGCGGATGATCGACGAAATTTACCGCCAGCGACTGGAAACGATCCTTTTTTCGGTGAACCAATATGCCTGGGATGTGGTCAACAGTTGGGCCGGCGAGGTGACGCAGATTCAGCAGCACAATATTAACAATCCCAGTGAGCAGCAACTGGAACAGTTGTTGAGTCGCAACCGCTCGCTGCAAGCCATATTTTTCACCGATTCGCTGGGTGCCCAAATGCAGTTTTTTCAAGGGCTTGGCAACAGCGAAAACCCGGAACGTCGTCCGGCACATTTTCAGGAATTGATGAAAACCAATACGCAATTGCTGGGCAAATTGCGCCGCTATCGCGAATCCGGTTACCGAAAATTGCAGCCGCTCAGTGCGGACAGCAGCAGCGGTTTAACCTCGCTGATTTTCCCGATCGAATCGCCGATTAACGCCGAAATACGCTTTGCCGGACTGGTGCTCTCGCCCCGCGAATTTATCGAGAATGAGCTATTTCCGAAAATGCAGGAAGTGGGCGGCGACCGTTTTTTGATGGCGTGTATTTCCGACGATGAGCAATTTTCGTTCGCCAACGCGCCGGCAATCGATCTGGACGCTGCCACCCGAAAACAGGAAATTTGGCTGTTTCCCGATTACGAACTGGCGATTCGCGAACGCGGTGAAACGCTGGAAGAAATGGCGCAATCGTGGTTCAAAGTTAATTTGATGCTGGTATCGCTACTGGTGCTGCTGATGGTTGGTGCGGGCTGGTTTATTTTCCGAACCGTTCGGCAGGAAATGGCGCTGGCACAGCTCAAATCCGATTTCGTTTCGAACATTTCCCACGAGCTGCGCACGCCGCTGGCGCTGATCCGCATGTATGCGGAAACGCTGGAAATGGGGCGCATTCCCAACGAGGAGCGCAAAAGCGAATACTACCGGATTATCGGGCAGGAAAGCGAACGGCTCACCCATTTGGTGAACAATATTTTGAATTTTTCGCGAATTGAAGCGGGCAAAAAAGCGTATCATTTGCAACCGGTTGTGCTGAATGACATTGTGGAGCGGGTGCTGGAAAGCTATCGCTTTCATCTTGAAAATAAAGGATTTACGCTGGAAACAAATTTGTCGCAATCGCTACCGGAAATTCAGGGCGATATGGACGCACTCAGTGAAGCGGTGATAAATCTGGTCGATAACGCCGTGAAATACAGCGAGACCGAACACTGGGTCAACATCGCAACGGGACTGGAAAACGGGCAGGTTTTTGTGGAAATCAGCGATCGCGGCATCGGCATTCCGCCGAAAGAGCAGCAGCGTATTTTCGAGAAATTTCATCGCGCATCGGATGCGCTGGTGCACAACACAAAAGGCAGTGGATTGGGACTTTCGCTGGTGCAGCATATCGTCCGGGCGCACAACGGCGATATCCAGCTCAGCAGCCAGCCCGGAAAAGGCAGCCGTTTCCGGCTGTTATTTCCCGCTGCACCGGATGACCATTAG
- a CDS encoding SpoIIE family protein phosphatase, with translation MSKQPTLSGNPSLSTEKVNITEQIEQFWEQIRQFNWLDKRFLLYAAGFFVTFFYIFSPDLPKTLHSVVAFVHIFLLFKLVHLLKKQLKPPSEALWSFLAGLWLIEYLLVRFILPSPVSIVDDLQTGVFSNSFQILFLVLLELTLALLILVNTTGKGWVLIWLLLLRFPIASMLDSESYFLSIVFQAILVLIFLKQTSWLDRLNQIECLIYGGIFLAILQILFWLNPVADVGERTFLYQEIWFELPGVFYQYLRAYVLAVVIKIPAILIYNHASLARKLKISGLFQSSIPQLIQLVSLILIFYSFITTWQAQTVRGRIVDFLQSATAAPESEKLHHFTYIDSEATIKLDGYEPINARFLPRKGVLRLVPQNNPFPDDSLSGDYFLFARTETEDSTETLTLTKIDTTFLAREIANPQRYLGGSELLFYPAGDDQWLWHYRRFDLWQIEQDMHIFPVGLINYSRINPLAVPIRDSSSGELNNSQVTFGFLQYWKFTFGRVFVPIWEDRNTGKFAVFDVVLQVRPTFQWNDLLTVIAIALLVYLLLNFFIIQRMIGFGTQIHKIIIKKFKQLRDGIQQISAGNLDYQIHFEGNDEFVELGQSFNKMGERLKETMEERREKDRLQFELQNARDVQIGLLPHHLPQTPGFEVAAVLHTATEVGGDFYDIFSVKNDANGQPTRILFTIGDVSGKGSSAALYMAQCMSLIRFSSQFTDDPGQICQQLNNYFATKVGDRQIFVTLIIGMLDVENNKVTFVRAGHTEPVLMPGDYRSPIRFLKSKGLGIGLSAKETLFEKNLESVSLDLSAGDTLVFYTDGVIEANRPKSDGEGVLQFEEKQLLDKLNGLRGKTATAIQQNVDAALNQFYGSHARVDDHTLMVIRCSGK, from the coding sequence ATGAGTAAACAACCAACGCTTTCCGGGAATCCATCGTTGTCAACTGAAAAAGTGAACATCACCGAGCAAATTGAGCAATTTTGGGAGCAGATCCGCCAGTTCAACTGGCTGGATAAACGGTTTTTGCTGTACGCTGCTGGCTTCTTTGTAACATTTTTCTATATTTTCTCGCCGGATTTGCCCAAAACATTGCATTCAGTTGTCGCTTTTGTGCACATTTTTCTGCTGTTCAAATTGGTTCATCTGTTAAAAAAACAGTTGAAACCACCCAGTGAAGCGCTGTGGAGTTTTTTAGCCGGTCTTTGGCTGATCGAATATTTGCTGGTTCGGTTTATCCTGCCGTCTCCTGTTTCAATAGTTGATGATTTGCAAACCGGTGTGTTCAGCAATTCCTTCCAGATTTTGTTTTTGGTGCTGCTCGAGCTTACGCTGGCTTTGCTCATTTTGGTCAACACCACCGGAAAAGGCTGGGTGCTGATCTGGCTGTTGCTGCTGCGATTTCCGATTGCGTCAATGCTCGATTCGGAAAGCTATTTTCTGAGCATCGTTTTTCAGGCGATTTTAGTGCTCATTTTCCTGAAACAAACCAGTTGGCTGGATCGGCTAAATCAAATTGAGTGTTTGATTTACGGCGGCATATTCTTGGCGATTTTGCAAATACTCTTTTGGCTGAATCCGGTTGCCGACGTTGGCGAGCGTACCTTTCTTTACCAGGAAATCTGGTTCGAATTGCCCGGCGTGTTTTACCAATATCTCCGGGCGTATGTGCTCGCTGTGGTCATCAAAATTCCGGCGATTCTCATTTACAACCACGCATCGCTGGCGCGGAAATTAAAAATTTCCGGTTTATTTCAGTCATCAATTCCACAGTTGATTCAACTGGTTTCACTGATTCTAATATTTTACAGCTTCATTACCACGTGGCAGGCACAAACCGTTCGCGGACGAATTGTGGATTTTCTGCAATCAGCAACAGCCGCGCCGGAATCGGAAAAACTGCATCATTTTACCTATATCGATTCCGAAGCAACGATAAAACTGGACGGTTACGAGCCGATAAATGCCCGTTTTTTGCCCAGAAAAGGCGTTCTGCGACTGGTGCCGCAAAACAACCCGTTTCCAGATGATTCGTTAAGCGGCGATTATTTTTTGTTCGCACGAACGGAAACGGAGGACAGCACGGAAACCCTGACCCTCACCAAAATTGATACCACATTTTTAGCCCGTGAAATTGCCAATCCGCAGCGGTATTTGGGTGGATCGGAGCTGCTGTTTTATCCCGCAGGCGATGACCAGTGGCTCTGGCATTATCGCAGATTCGATTTGTGGCAGATCGAACAGGATATGCATATTTTTCCAGTCGGGCTAATTAACTACAGTAGAATTAATCCTTTAGCGGTGCCGATTCGCGATTCCTCATCCGGCGAATTAAACAATTCCCAAGTGACTTTCGGTTTTTTGCAATATTGGAAATTTACTTTCGGACGGGTGTTTGTGCCGATTTGGGAAGACCGCAACACTGGCAAATTTGCTGTTTTTGATGTGGTGTTGCAAGTTCGCCCAACATTCCAATGGAACGATTTGCTCACGGTAATCGCTATTGCATTGCTGGTTTATTTGCTGCTGAACTTTTTTATCATTCAACGAATGATCGGATTCGGCACGCAAATTCACAAAATTATCATCAAAAAATTCAAACAATTGCGCGATGGCATTCAACAAATTTCCGCCGGAAATCTGGATTACCAGATTCATTTTGAAGGCAATGACGAATTTGTTGAACTTGGGCAAAGCTTTAACAAAATGGGCGAGCGGCTCAAAGAAACGATGGAAGAACGCCGCGAAAAAGACCGGTTGCAATTTGAATTGCAAAATGCCCGTGATGTGCAAATCGGGCTGTTGCCGCACCATTTGCCGCAAACGCCGGGTTTCGAAGTGGCTGCTGTGTTGCACACCGCCACCGAAGTCGGCGGCGATTTTTACGATATTTTCAGCGTGAAAAATGATGCGAATGGTCAGCCGACACGCATTTTATTCACCATCGGCGATGTGTCCGGCAAAGGTTCTTCAGCCGCGCTTTACATGGCGCAGTGCATGAGCCTCATCCGGTTTTCCAGCCAGTTTACCGATGATCCGGGGCAAATCTGCCAGCAATTGAATAATTATTTCGCCACAAAAGTTGGTGATCGCCAGATTTTCGTAACGTTGATTATCGGGATGTTAGATGTTGAAAATAATAAGGTTACGTTCGTTCGCGCCGGACACACGGAACCGGTACTAATGCCCGGCGATTACCGGTCGCCGATCCGTTTTCTCAAATCGAAAGGATTGGGAATCGGGCTGAGCGCGAAAGAAACCTTGTTCGAAAAAAATCTGGAAAGTGTTTCACTGGATTTGTCCGCCGGCGATACGCTGGTATTTTACACCGATGGCGTTATCGAAGCCAATCGCCCCAAATCCGACGGCGAGGGAGTGCTGCAATTTGAGGAAAAACAACTGCTCGATAAACTAAACGGGTTGCGCGGGAAAACCGCAACGGCCATTCAGCAGAATGTGGATGCGGCGCTCAACCAGTTTTACGGCAGCCACGCGCGGGTGGACGATCACACGCTAATGGTCATCCGGTGCAGCGGGAAATAA
- the arfB gene encoding aminoacyl-tRNA hydrolase, protein MIDVTDNIFIDENDIELRFIRSSGPGGQHVNKVSTAVQLRFNVLNATTFSEDVRDLFLAKLGNRLTDAGDLLIVAREFRSQEKNRSAAIQRLVEILRIAATPVKKRRKTKPSFAAKQKRIAQKKHRSDIKRNRGRIDRSDE, encoded by the coding sequence ATGATTGATGTTACAGACAATATTTTTATCGATGAAAACGACATCGAATTGCGATTTATTCGCTCATCGGGACCGGGTGGGCAGCATGTCAACAAGGTTTCAACGGCGGTCCAGTTGCGATTTAATGTGCTAAACGCAACCACATTTTCAGAAGATGTTCGTGATTTGTTTTTGGCGAAATTGGGCAACCGGCTCACGGATGCCGGCGATCTGCTGATTGTCGCCCGCGAATTCCGTTCACAGGAAAAAAATCGTTCCGCCGCCATTCAACGGCTGGTAGAAATTTTGCGAATAGCGGCAACACCTGTGAAAAAGCGCCGTAAAACCAAACCAAGTTTTGCTGCAAAGCAAAAACGAATTGCACAGAAAAAACATCGTTCAGATATCAAACGCAATCGCGGACGGATCGACAGATCTGATGAGTAA
- a CDS encoding YggT family protein, which translates to MSALINFAVNVLILGVIAHWIMNNFVHSYREEVVKIRELLDRIFVPMLDFIRGIIKPITLSDGRVADFSHLILIVALAIGRRLLFFVF; encoded by the coding sequence GTGTCAGCACTTATTAATTTTGCAGTAAATGTGTTAATTCTGGGTGTGATTGCCCATTGGATCATGAATAATTTTGTGCATTCCTATCGGGAAGAAGTGGTAAAAATCCGCGAATTGCTCGACCGGATTTTTGTACCGATGCTGGATTTTATCCGCGGAATTATCAAACCCATTACACTATCCGACGGTCGAGTTGCCGATTTTTCGCACCTGATTCTGATCGTGGCTTTGGCGATCGGCCGGCGGTTATTGTTCTTTGTTTTTTAA
- a CDS encoding site-2 protease family protein has translation MRSFDEYSGLPPHINTHQWAWQKPKRVWVNVLLFIVTIFSTMAAGAGFQGYSWLAMWEEPSLIFNGWPYSLAVLLILTTHEFGHYFAAVYHRMNVTLPYYIPLPIPDLFHFGTMGAFIRIKSPIPHRVALMDVAVAGPIMSFIFSIIFLAVGYSILPDETVVRDFIDTVHGRLGITPDQIAQDGLTLTMGKSLLFSYFNDVVGGGKIPMSEIYHFPFIFAGWVGFLVTAINLIPIGQLDGGHVVYALFGRNARYFSYSAFGALGGLTLFFYFQRGSEGIVWLPWMIILTLIGLRHPPTANDDLPIDAKRKWFGWACIIIFLLCFAPLPVHLE, from the coding sequence TTGAGATCATTTGACGAATATTCCGGTTTACCACCTCATATTAACACCCACCAGTGGGCATGGCAAAAACCCAAACGCGTGTGGGTGAATGTTCTATTATTTATTGTTACTATTTTTAGCACAATGGCTGCCGGCGCCGGTTTTCAGGGATACAGTTGGTTGGCAATGTGGGAAGAACCCTCGCTGATTTTTAACGGCTGGCCTTATTCGCTGGCGGTGCTGCTCATTTTGACAACCCACGAATTCGGGCATTATTTTGCCGCGGTTTATCACCGGATGAACGTTACGTTACCGTATTACATTCCTTTGCCGATTCCCGATTTATTTCATTTTGGAACGATGGGTGCGTTTATCCGCATCAAATCGCCTATTCCCCATCGCGTTGCGTTGATGGACGTTGCCGTTGCCGGACCGATCATGAGTTTTATTTTCAGCATTATTTTTCTGGCTGTCGGATACAGTATTTTGCCGGATGAAACGGTCGTTCGCGATTTTATCGATACGGTTCACGGACGGTTGGGCATTACGCCGGACCAGATTGCGCAGGATGGTTTGACGCTAACGATGGGCAAATCGCTGCTGTTCAGCTATTTTAATGATGTTGTGGGCGGCGGCAAAATTCCGATGAGCGAAATTTACCATTTTCCCTTTATTTTTGCCGGATGGGTGGGTTTTCTGGTAACGGCAATCAACTTGATTCCCATCGGGCAGTTGGACGGCGGACATGTGGTTTACGCTCTTTTCGGTAGAAATGCGCGATATTTCAGCTACTCCGCTTTTGGTGCGCTCGGTGGTTTGACCCTGTTTTTCTATTTTCAACGCGGTTCTGAGGGCATTGTCTGGCTGCCGTGGATGATTATTTTAACCCTTATCGGGCTGCGCCACCCGCCAACAGCCAACGACGATTTGCCCATCGATGCCAAAAGAAAATGGTTCGGCTGGGCGTGTATCATTATATTTTTATTGTGTTTCGCGCCGCTGCCGGTTCATTTGGAATAA